One window of Metamycoplasma arthritidis genomic DNA carries:
- the rplU gene encoding 50S ribosomal protein L21 codes for MFAIIETGGKQIIVKAGDTIFIEKIEGKEGDKVSFDKVLAINDKIGTPYLENAAVLAAIEKQGKAKKIVVYRHNAKSTHKRKLGHRQPYTRVKILEIKEAK; via the coding sequence ATGTTTGCTATTATTGAAACTGGCGGAAAACAAATTATTGTTAAAGCCGGCGACACTATTTTTATTGAAAAAATAGAAGGCAAAGAAGGCGACAAAGTATCATTTGATAAAGTCTTAGCAATCAATGACAAAATTGGTACTCCATATCTAGAAAATGCCGCCGTTTTAGCTGCTATTGAAAAACAAGGAAAAGCTAAAAAAATCGTTGTTTATCGTCACAATGCAAAAAGCACCCACAAACGTAAATTAGGACACCGTCAACCATATACAAGAGTAAAAATCTTAGAAATAAAGGAAGCTAAATAA
- a CDS encoding alanine/ornithine racemase family PLP-dependent enzyme, with product MYPRIVINEAKFKNNIKKAIEICKAKNIEVLAVTKGFVGQRRMAELYYEAGIRYFGDSRLDNFEVYKDIPGHKQMLRLPMLEEIPRLVELCDSSLNGDLTIIKAISEYCLKVNKVHDIVLMIDMGDRREGILPEDTLKVVKEILEYRGVNLIGIGCNFGCYGARVPSKETMDKFVSLKKAIETTYNLKLKHISGGNSLSLHMVWENTMPTEVNFLRMGFAMIFGTEDMYRQTIDGMFRDTFRCEAEVVEVDYKSSLPVGKSGIDAFGHKPVFEDIGDIKRLILAIGKLDTMFDAMYPYDPDLKILGGSSDHLIINAQDSKINYKAGDIITFGLDWGSLLYLFNSKFVEKVFE from the coding sequence ATGTATCCACGTATCGTTATTAATGAAGCTAAGTTTAAAAATAATATTAAAAAAGCAATTGAGATTTGTAAGGCTAAAAATATTGAAGTTCTAGCTGTTACGAAAGGTTTTGTTGGGCAAAGAAGAATGGCCGAACTTTACTATGAAGCCGGCATTCGTTATTTTGGCGATTCACGACTAGATAATTTTGAAGTTTACAAAGACATTCCGGGTCACAAACAAATGTTAAGACTTCCCATGCTAGAAGAAATTCCACGGCTAGTTGAACTTTGTGATTCATCACTAAATGGGGATTTAACTATCATTAAAGCGATTAGTGAATACTGTCTTAAAGTCAATAAAGTACATGATATCGTTTTAATGATTGATATGGGCGACCGCCGTGAAGGTATTTTGCCAGAAGATACTTTAAAAGTTGTAAAAGAAATCTTAGAATATCGGGGCGTTAATTTAATTGGCATTGGTTGTAATTTTGGCTGTTATGGCGCTCGTGTGCCATCAAAAGAGACGATGGATAAATTTGTTTCACTTAAAAAAGCCATTGAAACAACATATAACCTAAAACTTAAACATATTTCTGGGGGAAATTCCCTTAGCTTGCACATGGTTTGAGAAAATACCATGCCTACTGAAGTTAATTTTTTAAGGATGGGTTTTGCTATGATTTTTGGCACCGAAGATATGTATCGTCAAACAATTGATGGTATGTTTCGTGATACCTTTAGATGTGAAGCTGAAGTAGTTGAAGTTGATTATAAAAGTTCTTTACCAGTTGGCAAAAGCGGCATTGACGCTTTTGGCCATAAACCAGTTTTTGAGGACATTGGTGATATTAAAAGACTTATTTTAGCAATCGGTAAACTAGATACTATGTTTGATGCGATGTACCCTTACGATCCTGATTTAAAAATTTTAGGTGGCTCAAGCGACCATTTGATTATTAATGCGCAAGATTCAAAAATCAACTACAAAGCCGGCGACATTATTACTTTTGGATTAGATTGAGGTAGTTTGCTTTATTTATTTAATTCAAAATTTGTCGAAAAAGTCTTTGAATAA
- the rpmA gene encoding 50S ribosomal protein L27, protein MAHTKAGGTTRNSRDSAGRRLGVKATDGQFVNAGSIIYRQRGTKIFPGNNVGRGKDDTLFALISGIVKFEDRINRKFASVYAVEDLKAKK, encoded by the coding sequence ATGGCACATACGAAAGCCGGGGGAACAACCCGAAATAGCCGTGACTCAGCCGGTAGAAGACTAGGCGTTAAAGCCACTGATGGTCAATTTGTAAACGCCGGAAGTATCATTTACCGTCAAAGAGGCACAAAAATCTTCCCAGGAAACAATGTTGGCCGTGGTAAAGACGACACCTTATTTGCCCTAATTAGTGGAATTGTTAAGTTTGAAGATCGTATCAATCGTAAATTTGCATCTGTATATGCAGTCGAAGATCTAAAAGCCAAAAAATAA
- a CDS encoding DegV family protein: MKIKFIIDSSSGLSQQEARMFGWELMPLQSDIDGKTYQNGVNMDVEEYSKIWRANKKVAASTSMTPLGLADQIVNEFINDYDMVVIYPISKHLSSQFQMLENFYKDNPKVYVVPSNKISFLMVFDLLVAEDALKKGESFEKIKEIFAQPNMTPLLIPEFNDALVRGGRLSKTAAAVAKLLKIVPIIKFENGVLEKAGIGRVFLKTIYKSMKTMFEEYQAKADTENNYVPIIIHAASDKIDEVVTNFKEITQMDKVYVSKLSNDVAIHTGIGAIVFCIAKLPAHLVSEFAKVSEIK; the protein is encoded by the coding sequence ATGAAGATAAAATTTATTATTGATTCATCAAGCGGACTTTCACAGCAAGAGGCTCGAATGTTCGGATGAGAGCTAATGCCTTTACAATCTGATATTGATGGCAAAACTTATCAAAATGGCGTTAATATGGATGTTGAAGAATATTCAAAAATTTGAAGAGCTAATAAAAAAGTGGCCGCTTCAACAAGTATGACACCACTAGGATTGGCTGATCAAATTGTTAATGAATTTATTAATGACTATGACATGGTAGTTATCTATCCAATTTCAAAACACCTTTCAAGTCAATTCCAAATGTTAGAAAATTTCTATAAAGATAATCCTAAAGTTTATGTTGTTCCGTCAAATAAAATTTCATTTTTAATGGTATTTGACTTACTTGTTGCTGAAGATGCTCTTAAAAAGGGTGAATCATTTGAAAAAATCAAAGAAATTTTCGCACAGCCAAATATGACACCGCTATTAATTCCCGAATTTAACGATGCCTTAGTTAGAGGGGGACGTCTTTCAAAAACGGCCGCTGCTGTTGCAAAACTGTTAAAAATCGTGCCAATTATCAAATTTGAAAATGGTGTTTTAGAAAAAGCTGGAATTGGAAGAGTCTTTTTAAAAACTATTTATAAATCAATGAAAACTATGTTTGAAGAGTACCAAGCTAAAGCTGATACCGAAAACAATTACGTGCCAATTATCATTCACGCCGCTAGCGATAAAATCGACGAAGTTGTTACTAACTTTAAAGAAATTACGCAAATGGATAAAGTTTATGTTTCAAAGCTATCTAATGATGTTGCGATCCACACAGGTATTGGTGCAATTGTCTTTTGCATCGCTAAATTACCAGCTCATTTAGTTTCGGAATTTGCCAAAGTTAGCGAAATTAAATAG
- a CDS encoding cytidine deaminase, with translation MININKLKERLQLAHAPYSGVQVAALAITSSGTEYYGVNCENPAFPSGLCAERSALFGSVAYGAKVGDFKEIHIISNKKHLLYPCSGCLQVITHFLREDGIVYIYNNDLTKKEIHTIKDMVPYQVKDKDIIE, from the coding sequence ATGATTAATATTAATAAACTAAAAGAACGACTTCAATTAGCACATGCACCATATTCAGGTGTTCAAGTGGCAGCGTTAGCTATTACTTCAAGTGGCACTGAATACTATGGAGTTAATTGCGAAAATCCCGCCTTTCCAAGTGGACTATGTGCTGAAAGAAGTGCTTTATTCGGCAGCGTTGCCTATGGTGCTAAAGTTGGTGATTTTAAAGAAATTCATATAATTAGCAACAAAAAACACTTGCTTTATCCATGCTCTGGCTGCTTACAAGTAATCACGCATTTTTTACGCGAAGATGGTATCGTTTACATTTATAACAATGATTTAACTAAAAAAGAAATTCACACCATTAAAGACATGGTGCCATATCAAGTAAAAGACAAAGATATCATTGAATAA
- the tyrS gene encoding tyrosine--tRNA ligase — protein sequence MTKNLIVELKNRGIFSNISSEEKFNALESNVGVYTGFDPTAKSLHLGNYVQIVNLLRFKKFGFKPLAVLGGLTGMIGDPSYRQAERKLLDEKTILANKNAIKKQLERFGLTIFDNFAIYKDWSMLDFLRKLGPLVNINYLLSKESIATRLEKGLSFLEFSYQLIQGWDFKYLYENQNVKIQLGGSDQWGNITTGLEIIRKLHGEGSTAVAITANLLLDESGKKFGKSTGGGSLWLDKEMTSPFAIYQFLLNRSDEKVEEYLNWLTFLSQEEIKKVIDQAKNNKAARLAQKALAYEVVKDIHSQEIAEQCIKISDILFAKSNNGLTKNDLVMLRGTLPEYEIKPNQKFIEAIKASGICTSNREIREFVQKKSFAIDGVVVDNENQIISFNNFDSEFALLKKGKKEFIILIKK from the coding sequence ATGACAAAAAATCTCATTGTTGAACTAAAAAATCGGGGCATTTTTAGCAATATTTCTTCTGAAGAAAAATTCAATGCTTTAGAGAGTAATGTCGGTGTTTATACTGGGTTTGATCCCACTGCCAAAAGTTTACACTTGGGTAATTATGTTCAAATTGTTAATCTTTTACGCTTCAAAAAATTTGGTTTTAAACCTTTAGCTGTCCTTGGGGGTCTTACCGGGATGATTGGTGATCCTAGTTATCGTCAAGCCGAACGCAAGTTACTAGATGAAAAAACTATTCTTGCCAATAAAAATGCCATTAAGAAGCAACTTGAGCGATTTGGTCTTACAATTTTTGACAATTTTGCGATTTACAAAGACTGAAGCATGTTAGATTTTTTAAGAAAACTTGGCCCGCTTGTAAATATTAACTACCTTCTAAGTAAAGAAAGCATTGCAACTAGACTAGAAAAAGGTTTGTCATTTTTAGAATTCAGTTATCAACTTATCCAAGGCTGAGATTTTAAATATTTATACGAAAATCAGAATGTAAAAATTCAATTAGGTGGCTCTGATCAATGAGGAAATATTACTACCGGGCTTGAAATAATTAGAAAATTGCACGGTGAAGGTTCAACCGCTGTTGCTATTACTGCGAATTTATTGTTAGATGAAAGTGGCAAAAAATTTGGTAAAAGTACTGGTGGCGGTTCACTGTGACTTGACAAAGAAATGACAAGTCCCTTTGCAATTTATCAATTTCTTTTAAACCGTAGTGATGAAAAAGTTGAGGAGTATTTAAATTGACTAACTTTCCTTAGCCAAGAAGAAATTAAAAAAGTTATTGATCAAGCTAAGAATAATAAAGCGGCTCGGCTTGCACAAAAAGCTCTTGCTTACGAAGTTGTTAAAGATATTCATTCACAAGAAATAGCAGAGCAATGCATTAAGATTAGCGATATTTTATTTGCGAAATCAAACAATGGTCTTACTAAAAATGATCTTGTAATGCTAAGAGGCACTTTACCTGAATATGAAATAAAACCTAATCAAAAGTTTATTGAAGCTATTAAAGCAAGCGGTATTTGCACTTCAAATAGAGAAATCCGTGAATTTGTGCAAAAAAAATCTTTTGCAATCGATGGTGTTGTTGTTGACAATGAAAATCAAATAATTAGTTTTAATAACTTTGATAGCGAATTTGCTTTACTTAAAAAAGGCAAAAAAGAATTTATCATCTTAATAAAAAAATAG